Proteins encoded in a region of the Leifsonia sp. PS1209 genome:
- the rpe gene encoding ribulose-phosphate 3-epimerase, which produces MPVRINPSILAADFVNLERDLGRIATADLVHVDVMDNHFVPNLTFGPQMVGRIQDVSAIPLDVHLMIDDPERWAPGYAELGAFSVTFHAEAATEPVTLARRLREIGARAGIALKPGTPVDDYLDLLPEFDQVLVMTVEPGFGGQSFMPETMPKLARLRAAVDATGADVWLQVDGGITEETIAVAAENGADTFVAGSSVFKAENTERQIALLRETAARHSHPVSR; this is translated from the coding sequence ATGCCAGTCCGGATCAACCCCAGCATCCTCGCCGCCGACTTCGTCAACCTGGAGCGTGACCTCGGTCGCATCGCCACTGCCGACCTCGTGCACGTGGATGTGATGGACAACCATTTCGTGCCGAACCTGACGTTCGGTCCGCAGATGGTGGGGCGCATCCAGGATGTGTCCGCGATCCCGCTCGACGTGCACCTGATGATCGACGACCCGGAGCGCTGGGCGCCGGGATACGCGGAGCTCGGCGCGTTCTCCGTCACCTTCCACGCCGAGGCGGCCACCGAGCCGGTCACGCTCGCCAGGCGCCTGCGCGAGATCGGCGCGCGGGCGGGGATCGCGCTCAAGCCGGGAACGCCGGTCGACGACTACCTCGACCTGCTGCCCGAGTTCGACCAGGTGCTGGTGATGACCGTCGAGCCCGGCTTCGGCGGCCAGTCGTTCATGCCGGAGACCATGCCCAAGCTCGCCAGGCTGCGCGCGGCGGTGGATGCGACGGGCGCCGACGTGTGGCTGCAGGTCGACGGCGGGATCACCGAGGAGACCATCGCCGTCGCCGCCGAGAACGGTGCGGACACCTTCGTGGCGGGATCGAGCGTGTTCAAGGCGGAGAACACCGAGCGGCAGATCGCGCTGCTCCGTGAGACGGCCGCGCGCCACAGTCACCCGGTCAGCCGCTGA